In Cloacibacterium caeni, a single window of DNA contains:
- the murB gene encoding UDP-N-acetylmuramate dehydrogenase, whose translation MKIQENISLKNYNTFGVEAKAHYFAEVHDLHELKYATEFAKINHFKILFLGGGSNLLFTQDFDGLVIKLNLKGISEEILDENHVLVSAKAGENWHEFVLYTLSKNYGGLENLSLIPGNVGTCPIQNIGAYGTEIKDHFVSCKALNLETSEIEELSLGDCKFGYRDSIFKTSAKGKYVIVEVTFKLTTQNHHIKTEYGAISTELKNLGIENPTIQEVSKAVINIRQSKLPNPAEIGNAGSFFKNPSIPLAQFENLKEKFPEIQGYANGDWVKVPAGWLIENAGWKGKQLGNVASHKLQALVIINATGNASGKEIYDFSTQIIDSVKEKYVIELEREVNIL comes from the coding sequence ATGAAAATTCAAGAAAATATCTCTTTAAAGAATTACAATACTTTTGGTGTAGAAGCAAAAGCGCATTATTTTGCCGAAGTACATGATTTACACGAGCTAAAATATGCCACAGAATTTGCCAAAATCAATCATTTTAAAATCCTTTTTTTAGGTGGCGGCAGCAATTTGCTCTTCACCCAAGATTTTGATGGCTTAGTCATTAAACTAAATTTAAAAGGCATTTCCGAAGAAATTTTAGACGAAAATCACGTGCTCGTTTCTGCAAAAGCGGGAGAAAACTGGCATGAATTTGTACTCTACACGCTTTCTAAAAATTATGGCGGATTAGAAAATCTTTCGCTCATTCCGGGAAATGTGGGAACTTGTCCTATTCAGAATATTGGCGCTTATGGAACTGAAATCAAAGACCATTTCGTTTCTTGCAAAGCTCTAAATTTAGAAACTTCAGAAATTGAGGAATTATCATTGGGAGATTGCAAATTCGGTTACAGAGATTCTATCTTTAAAACTTCTGCCAAAGGAAAATATGTAATTGTAGAAGTCACGTTTAAACTAACTACCCAAAACCATCACATCAAAACAGAATATGGAGCAATTTCTACAGAATTAAAAAATTTAGGAATTGAAAATCCTACTATTCAAGAGGTTTCTAAAGCGGTTATCAATATCAGACAAAGTAAATTGCCAAATCCTGCCGAAATTGGAAACGCTGGAAGTTTCTTCAAAAATCCAAGCATCCCTTTAGCTCAATTTGAAAATTTAAAGGAAAAATTTCCTGAAATTCAAGGATATGCAAATGGTGATTGGGTAAAAGTTCCTGCGGGTTGGCTCATAGAAAATGCAGGCTGGAAAGGCAAACAATTAGGAAATGTAGCTTCTCATAAATTACAAGCCTTAGTTATTATTAACGCCACTGGAAACGCATCAGGAAAAGAAATTTATGATTTCTCTACCCAAATTATTGACTCTGTAAAAGAAAAATACGTAATAGAACTCGAAAGAGAAGTGAATATTTTATAG
- the ribB gene encoding 3,4-dihydroxy-2-butanone-4-phosphate synthase, giving the protein MSEIKLNTIPEAIEDLKNGKVIIVVDDENRENEGDFLSAAELTTPEIINFMTIHGRGLICTPLPEKRCDELGLEAMVSRSTDPKETAFTVSIDLLGDGVSTGISASDRAKTILALMDEKTKPTDFMRPGHIFPLRAKTGGVLKRAGHTEAAIDLTKLAGLKEGGVICEIMNEDGTMARLPELVVLAKKLDLKIISIEDLINYQLKKGDLVNEIESRRVKTAFGEFDFHAFQEKHTDQIHFALTKGNWEIDEPVLVRVQSSSAYFDVLSRLINGENPQLEKVTNMINAEGKGALIFINNVSNAELTMRKLQQFLNYQDGQVARPTLTANFIEYGIGTQILKKLGITKFRVITQNPNQKPLVAGYGVEITEMVQM; this is encoded by the coding sequence ATGTCTGAAATTAAACTCAATACAATTCCTGAAGCAATAGAAGACCTTAAAAATGGTAAAGTGATCATCGTAGTAGATGATGAAAACCGTGAAAATGAAGGCGATTTTCTTTCTGCTGCCGAACTTACTACTCCAGAAATCATCAATTTCATGACCATTCATGGTCGTGGTCTTATTTGTACTCCACTTCCTGAAAAAAGATGTGACGAACTAGGTCTTGAAGCCATGGTTTCTAGAAGTACAGACCCGAAAGAAACTGCTTTTACGGTTTCTATCGATTTACTAGGTGACGGTGTTTCTACAGGTATTTCGGCTAGTGATAGAGCAAAAACTATCCTTGCTTTGATGGATGAAAAAACCAAGCCGACAGATTTTATGAGACCTGGTCACATTTTTCCGCTTCGTGCAAAAACGGGTGGCGTTCTAAAAAGAGCCGGTCATACAGAAGCTGCAATTGATTTAACCAAATTAGCTGGATTGAAAGAAGGTGGTGTCATCTGCGAAATTATGAACGAAGATGGAACCATGGCGAGATTACCAGAATTGGTGGTTTTGGCTAAAAAATTAGACCTTAAAATCATTTCAATTGAAGATTTAATCAATTACCAATTGAAAAAAGGTGATTTGGTAAACGAAATAGAGTCTAGAAGAGTAAAAACGGCTTTCGGTGAGTTTGATTTTCATGCTTTCCAAGAAAAACATACAGACCAAATTCACTTTGCATTAACCAAAGGAAATTGGGAAATAGATGAGCCTGTTTTGGTAAGAGTTCAGTCTTCTAGCGCTTATTTTGATGTTTTAAGCAGATTGATTAACGGTGAAAATCCTCAACTGGAAAAAGTAACCAATATGATTAATGCGGAAGGAAAAGGAGCGCTTATTTTCATCAATAATGTATCTAATGCAGAACTCACGATGAGAAAATTACAACAATTCCTGAATTATCAAGACGGACAAGTTGCAAGACCTACGCTTACTGCTAATTTCATAGAATACGGAATTGGAACTCAAATTCTTAAAAAATTAGGTATTACTAAATTCAGAGTAATTACTCAAAATCCTAATCAGAAACCTCTTGTTGCTGGTTATGGTGTAGAAATTACCGAAATGGTACAGATGTAA
- a CDS encoding pyridoxal phosphate-dependent aminotransferase has translation MPKTSVRAGRMPASPIRKLVPYAIAAKAKGTKVYHLNIGQPDIETPKTALDALKNIDLKVLEYALSEGNLEYRKQLEKYYHSLGFTDLTTDNFIVTNGGSEALNFALSVLCDDGDEIIIPEPYYANYNGFTNAIGVKVVAVPSTIDTGFALPSIEEFEKKITDKTRAIIVCNPGNPTGYLYTREELQKLAEIALKHDIVIISDEVYREYVYDGEKQVSMLEFPEIAEHSIIIDSESKRYSMCGVRIGCLVTRSKTLHDAAMKFAQARLSPVLIGQILATAAHDNDAEYIQSVREEYTKRRNLLVELLNEIPGVKCPTPKGAFYCVAELPVEDADDFAQWLLEHFSDNGETVMIAPASGFYSVPELGKKQVRIAYVLKEEDLRRSVELIKIALEHYKK, from the coding sequence ATGCCAAAAACATCAGTAAGAGCAGGAAGAATGCCTGCTTCACCAATTAGAAAGTTAGTTCCTTATGCAATTGCTGCTAAAGCAAAAGGCACAAAAGTGTATCACCTGAACATTGGTCAACCAGACATCGAAACACCAAAAACCGCTCTTGATGCACTGAAAAATATCGATTTAAAAGTTCTAGAATATGCTCTTTCTGAAGGAAATTTAGAGTATAGAAAACAATTAGAAAAATACTACCACTCTCTTGGTTTTACCGATTTAACTACGGATAATTTCATTGTAACCAATGGTGGTTCTGAAGCACTAAATTTTGCACTTTCTGTATTGTGTGATGACGGAGACGAAATCATTATTCCAGAACCTTATTATGCAAATTATAACGGATTTACCAATGCTATTGGCGTAAAAGTGGTAGCCGTTCCTTCTACTATTGATACTGGTTTTGCTCTACCTTCTATTGAAGAATTTGAGAAGAAAATTACAGATAAAACCAGAGCAATTATCGTTTGTAACCCGGGAAATCCTACTGGTTATCTTTATACCAGAGAAGAATTACAAAAATTAGCAGAAATTGCTTTGAAACATGATATCGTTATCATTTCAGACGAAGTATACAGAGAATATGTTTATGATGGTGAGAAGCAAGTTTCTATGCTAGAATTTCCAGAAATTGCTGAACATTCTATCATCATCGATTCAGAATCTAAGCGTTATTCTATGTGTGGCGTAAGAATTGGTTGTTTAGTTACTCGTTCTAAAACGCTTCATGATGCTGCCATGAAATTTGCACAAGCAAGACTTTCTCCAGTGCTTATTGGTCAGATTTTAGCAACTGCAGCTCATGATAATGATGCAGAGTACATTCAATCGGTTCGCGAAGAATATACCAAACGTAGAAATCTTTTGGTAGAATTATTAAACGAAATTCCGGGTGTGAAATGCCCAACTCCAAAAGGTGCTTTTTACTGTGTAGCAGAATTACCAGTAGAAGATGCAGATGATTTTGCACAATGGTTGCTCGAACATTTTTCTGACAATGGCGAAACCGTAATGATAGCACCAGCTTCAGGTTTTTATTCGGTTCCAGAACTTGGGAAAAAGCAAGTAAGAATTGCTTACGTTCTAAAAGAAGAAGACTTGCGAAGAAGCGTAGAATTAATCAAAATCGCTTTAGAGCATTACAAAAAATAA
- a CDS encoding DUF2199 domain-containing protein, which yields MNQEYKCGICGEIHNDYPALAYPSPDSYYWLSDDEKIKYNAYLDSDFCKIEYPNQTDRFIRVVLKQKIINSQITLEYGLWVSLSESSYNDYFLNYNNENHQTQYFGWLNNNIPDYNFQESIPTTVVTKLGNERPEIFPHSDFEHPFVSDYYNGITKDEAEKRIHEMLSKLTE from the coding sequence ATGAATCAAGAATATAAATGTGGAATTTGTGGTGAAATTCACAATGATTATCCTGCTTTAGCATATCCAAGTCCAGACTCTTATTATTGGCTTTCTGACGATGAAAAGATAAAATACAACGCATATTTGGATTCTGATTTTTGTAAAATTGAATACCCAAACCAAACAGATAGGTTTATTAGAGTAGTTTTAAAACAAAAAATCATCAATTCTCAGATTACTTTAGAATATGGACTTTGGGTTTCTTTGAGTGAAAGTAGCTATAATGATTATTTTTTGAACTATAATAATGAAAATCATCAAACACAATACTTTGGCTGGCTAAATAATAACATACCTGATTATAACTTTCAAGAAAGTATTCCTACAACTGTAGTTACAAAATTAGGAAATGAGCGTCCTGAAATTTTCCCACACTCAGATTTTGAACATCCGTTTGTAAGTGATTACTATAATGGAATTACAAAAGATGAAGCCGAAAAAAGAATACATGAAATGCTTTCAAAATTGACAGAGTAA
- a CDS encoding ComF family protein, which translates to MLLDLLFPNRCLHCNTIISKDELVCHVCFPQIKFSHFNFYEENPLKQRCKLLFPVKNAYAVMEFQEEALSQKIIHQLKYRSQEKVGKIMAEWTLERIYLSEKPDFLITVPLHPKKLKKRGYNQLHLFADILSKNWEIPHHKEALKRNSYQKAQAQKDKSHRAETKYDFSLTEEISGKHVLLIDDVFTTGNTISAIAWEILKNPRNEVSVLVMAFDS; encoded by the coding sequence ATGCTGCTGGATTTACTGTTCCCGAACAGATGTCTACATTGTAATACCATCATTTCAAAAGACGAACTGGTTTGCCATGTATGTTTCCCTCAAATTAAGTTTTCTCATTTTAATTTCTACGAAGAAAATCCTCTGAAACAGAGATGTAAGCTTTTATTTCCCGTGAAAAATGCTTATGCTGTGATGGAATTTCAAGAAGAAGCATTGAGCCAGAAAATTATTCACCAACTCAAATATCGTTCTCAGGAAAAAGTTGGAAAAATCATGGCTGAATGGACTTTGGAAAGAATTTACCTTTCAGAAAAACCAGATTTTTTAATTACGGTTCCACTTCATCCTAAAAAATTAAAAAAACGAGGTTATAATCAGTTGCATCTTTTTGCCGATATTCTATCTAAAAATTGGGAAATTCCTCATCATAAAGAAGCGCTCAAAAGAAATTCTTACCAAAAAGCACAAGCCCAAAAAGACAAATCTCACCGCGCCGAAACTAAATATGATTTCTCGCTCACTGAAGAAATTTCTGGAAAACATGTTTTGTTAATAGACGATGTTTTCACCACGGGAAATACGATAAGCGCCATCGCTTGGGAAATTTTAAAAAATCCAAGAAATGAAGTGAGTGTTTTGGTGATGGCTTTTGATTCGTAG
- a CDS encoding thiol-disulfide oxidoreductase DCC family protein, translated as MIDQNKFYLFYDGDCGFCNFWVHWILKNDSKDQFQFASLQGKFGHEFLKQRGLEQENLNTIYLWKPEKYYLNKSNAAITIAEKLGGIYSLASIFRIIPRFLRDGVYDFIARNRHRLIKNSCAILTPEQQKKFID; from the coding sequence TTGATAGACCAAAATAAATTTTACCTCTTTTACGACGGAGACTGTGGTTTCTGCAATTTTTGGGTACATTGGATTTTAAAAAACGACTCCAAAGACCAATTCCAATTTGCTTCATTACAAGGAAAATTTGGACATGAATTTCTAAAACAAAGAGGTTTAGAACAAGAAAATCTCAACACTATTTATCTCTGGAAGCCAGAAAAATATTATCTCAACAAATCTAATGCAGCCATCACCATTGCCGAAAAATTAGGCGGAATATATTCATTAGCATCAATTTTTAGAATCATTCCTAGATTTTTGAGAGATGGGGTTTATGATTTTATTGCAAGAAATCGCCATCGATTGATAAAGAATTCTTGCGCAATACTCACTCCTGAACAACAGAAAAAATTCATAGACTAA
- the upp gene encoding uracil phosphoribosyltransferase, protein MVTVLSENFSLVNSWINELRNVETQTNRANFRKSMERIGEIAAFEISKGLEFKEIEISTPLDKIMVKEIAVQPVITTILRAGVPLFEGILNYFDKADCGFVAAYRKHDANDYFSIKQDYLTCPSVDGRPLIVADPMLATGASLIEALKDLLNHGTPSQLHIVAVIASKQGVETLSNAFPDAHIWVGAIDENLTSKGYISPGLGDAGDLSYGQKLQR, encoded by the coding sequence ATGGTTACCGTATTATCAGAAAATTTCTCATTAGTCAATTCTTGGATCAACGAACTAAGAAACGTAGAAACCCAAACCAATAGAGCCAATTTCCGTAAAAGTATGGAAAGAATCGGCGAAATTGCAGCTTTTGAAATTTCTAAAGGTTTAGAATTCAAAGAAATAGAAATTTCTACTCCATTAGACAAAATTATGGTGAAAGAAATTGCAGTTCAACCTGTAATTACGACTATTTTGAGAGCAGGAGTTCCTCTTTTTGAAGGAATTCTTAATTATTTTGACAAAGCAGACTGTGGTTTCGTAGCTGCTTACAGAAAACACGATGCCAATGATTATTTCTCCATAAAACAAGATTATCTTACTTGTCCTAGTGTTGACGGAAGACCATTAATCGTTGCAGATCCCATGTTAGCAACAGGCGCAAGTTTAATAGAAGCGCTGAAAGATTTATTAAACCACGGAACACCTTCTCAATTGCACATTGTAGCCGTTATTGCAAGTAAACAAGGTGTAGAAACACTTTCCAATGCATTTCCAGATGCGCATATTTGGGTAGGAGCCATCGATGAAAATCTTACGTCAAAAGGTTATATTTCTCCGGGATTAGGAGATGCTGGAGATTTGTCTTACGGACAAAAATTACAGAGATAA
- the der gene encoding ribosome biogenesis GTPase Der has protein sequence MSNIVAIVGRPNVGKSTLFNRLLERREAIVDSTAGVTRDRHYGKSDWNGVDFTVIDTGGYDVGSDDIFEEEIRKQVQLAVDEATSIIFMVNVEEGLQDIDHEIYNLLRKANKPLYLVVNKVDSAKEMLAATEFYQLGVEKYYTLSSATGSGTGELLDDLVADFPTTEYKDPFEGLPKITIAGRPNVGKSTLTNALLDDNRNIVTDIAGTTRDSIETLYNKFGHEFVLVDTAGMRRKSKVSEDLEFYSVMRSIRAIEHSDVVIIMVDATLGWESQDMNIFSLAQKNRKGIVIVVNKWDLVEKETNTMRDFENKIKEKIAQFNDVPILFVSALTKQRILKAVETAMMVYENRKKRIKTSKLNEILLPIIEQTPPPAIKGKYVKIKYITQLPTPVPQFAFFCNLPQYVKEPYRRFIENQLRKQFDFTGVPIDVYFRQK, from the coding sequence ATGAGTAATATCGTTGCAATCGTTGGTCGTCCCAACGTAGGAAAATCCACATTATTTAATCGTTTATTAGAAAGAAGAGAAGCCATCGTAGATTCTACGGCTGGTGTAACAAGAGACCGTCATTACGGTAAATCTGACTGGAATGGAGTAGACTTTACGGTAATAGATACTGGTGGTTATGATGTAGGTAGTGATGATATCTTCGAAGAAGAAATCCGTAAACAAGTTCAGTTGGCAGTAGATGAAGCCACTTCTATCATTTTTATGGTAAACGTAGAAGAAGGACTCCAAGATATAGACCACGAAATCTATAATCTTTTAAGAAAAGCCAATAAACCTCTATATTTAGTGGTAAACAAAGTAGATTCTGCTAAAGAAATGCTTGCTGCTACAGAATTTTATCAGTTAGGAGTAGAAAAATATTATACGCTTTCTTCTGCTACAGGTTCTGGAACGGGTGAATTATTAGATGACTTGGTTGCAGATTTCCCAACTACAGAATACAAAGATCCTTTCGAAGGTTTACCTAAAATTACCATTGCAGGAAGACCAAACGTGGGAAAATCTACGCTTACCAATGCACTTTTGGATGATAACAGAAACATTGTTACAGATATCGCAGGTACAACTAGAGATTCCATCGAAACGTTATATAATAAATTCGGACACGAATTTGTGTTGGTAGATACTGCCGGAATGCGTAGAAAATCTAAAGTTTCTGAAGACTTAGAATTCTATTCAGTAATGCGCTCTATTAGAGCCATTGAGCATTCTGATGTGGTGATTATCATGGTAGATGCTACTTTAGGTTGGGAATCTCAGGATATGAATATCTTTTCTTTGGCTCAAAAAAATAGAAAAGGAATCGTAATTGTAGTGAATAAGTGGGATTTGGTAGAAAAAGAAACCAATACCATGAGAGATTTTGAAAATAAAATCAAAGAAAAAATCGCTCAGTTTAATGACGTTCCTATTCTTTTTGTTTCTGCATTAACGAAACAAAGAATCTTAAAAGCGGTAGAAACTGCCATGATGGTTTATGAAAATCGTAAGAAAAGAATCAAAACTTCTAAGCTTAACGAAATTTTATTGCCTATTATTGAGCAAACTCCACCTCCTGCAATCAAAGGAAAATATGTGAAAATTAAATATATTACCCAATTGCCAACTCCAGTTCCGCAATTTGCGTTTTTCTGTAATCTACCACAATATGTGAAAGAACCATACAGAAGATTCATCGAAAACCAATTGCGTAAGCAATTTGATTTTACAGGAGTTCCTATTGATGTTTATTTCAGACAAAAATAA
- a CDS encoding heme-binding domain-containing protein: protein MKKLFFLLVLAFALLQFFQIDKTNPPVDKNMDFLTIKKTPEDVAQLIKTSCYDCHSNESVYPWYTNIQPFGWLVKDHIEEGRKELNFSTFATYEPLRQAKKLKKSAHEIEEGKMPLESYLLIHQDAKLTPEQKQKLQAYFISIKEVTAMMNNLTDEQLKIKEE from the coding sequence ATGAAAAAACTATTTTTTCTTTTAGTTCTGGCTTTTGCGTTATTACAATTTTTTCAAATTGATAAAACCAATCCACCAGTAGACAAAAACATGGATTTTTTAACCATTAAAAAAACACCTGAAGACGTAGCTCAACTCATCAAAACAAGCTGCTATGATTGCCACTCAAACGAATCTGTATATCCTTGGTACACCAATATTCAGCCATTCGGTTGGTTGGTAAAAGACCACATAGAAGAAGGAAGAAAAGAACTTAATTTCTCTACATTTGCCACTTACGAACCATTAAGACAAGCCAAAAAACTCAAAAAATCTGCCCACGAAATAGAGGAAGGCAAAATGCCATTAGAATCTTACCTTCTCATTCATCAAGATGCAAAACTTACTCCTGAACAGAAACAAAAACTACAGGCGTATTTCATTTCTATCAAAGAAGTAACTGCCATGATGAACAATCTAACAGATGAACAACTAAAAATTAAGGAAGAATAA
- the murA gene encoding UDP-N-acetylglucosamine 1-carboxyvinyltransferase, with protein sequence MSEAFQIRGGKKLHGEITPQGAKNEALQILCAVLLTDEEVRIKNIPDIHDVNRLIEILGDFGVKITKNAHGDYTFKADQVNFDYIKSKEFKKDGAKLRGSIMILGPMLARFGEAYMPTPGGDKIGRRRLDTHFQGFVELGAEFHYDETEYFYTLKAKELRGKFILLEEASVTGTANIIMAAVLAKGKTRIYNAACEPYLQQLCRMLNRMGAKIEGIGSNLLTIEGVSHLHGTEHTMLPDMVEIGSWIGLAAMTRSEMTIKNVHWNQLGIIPNVFRKLGIQLEQSGDDIYIPEQEHYKIQKFIDGSILTVSDAPWPGFTPDLLSIVLVVATQAKGTVLIHQKMFESRLFFVDKLIDMGAQIILCDPHRATVVGLNHEFPLRGTNMTSPDIRAGNALLIAALSAEGKSIIHNIEQIDRGYENIDGRLKALGADIERIQL encoded by the coding sequence ATGAGTGAAGCATTTCAAATAAGAGGAGGAAAAAAATTACACGGCGAAATCACACCACAAGGTGCAAAAAATGAAGCGTTGCAAATTCTTTGTGCAGTGCTTTTAACTGACGAAGAAGTGAGAATTAAAAATATTCCAGATATTCATGACGTAAACCGTCTTATCGAAATTCTGGGAGATTTCGGGGTGAAGATTACTAAAAATGCGCACGGTGATTATACTTTCAAAGCAGACCAAGTTAACTTTGATTACATAAAATCTAAAGAATTTAAAAAAGATGGAGCCAAATTACGTGGTTCTATTATGATTCTTGGACCTATGCTTGCTAGATTTGGCGAAGCATATATGCCAACTCCGGGTGGTGACAAAATTGGAAGAAGAAGATTAGATACTCACTTTCAAGGATTTGTAGAACTCGGCGCAGAATTTCATTATGACGAAACGGAATATTTCTATACTTTAAAGGCTAAAGAACTTCGTGGCAAATTTATTTTATTAGAAGAAGCTTCTGTAACAGGAACTGCTAATATTATTATGGCTGCAGTTTTAGCCAAAGGAAAAACCAGAATCTACAATGCAGCGTGCGAACCTTACCTTCAACAATTATGCAGAATGCTCAATAGAATGGGCGCAAAAATTGAAGGAATTGGCTCTAACTTATTAACCATCGAAGGCGTTTCTCATCTTCATGGAACAGAGCATACCATGCTACCAGATATGGTAGAAATTGGTTCTTGGATTGGTCTTGCAGCAATGACACGTTCTGAAATGACCATCAAAAATGTACATTGGAACCAATTAGGAATTATTCCGAATGTTTTCAGAAAATTAGGAATTCAATTGGAACAAAGCGGTGATGACATCTATATTCCAGAACAAGAACACTATAAAATTCAAAAATTTATAGACGGTTCTATTTTGACGGTTTCAGACGCACCCTGGCCAGGATTTACACCAGATTTATTATCTATCGTTTTGGTAGTGGCTACTCAAGCCAAAGGAACTGTTTTGATTCACCAAAAAATGTTTGAATCGAGATTATTCTTTGTAGATAAATTAATTGATATGGGCGCTCAGATTATTCTGTGTGATCCTCACAGAGCAACTGTAGTAGGTCTTAATCATGAATTCCCATTGCGTGGAACCAATATGACTTCGCCTGATATTAGAGCAGGGAACGCACTTCTTATCGCGGCACTTTCTGCAGAAGGAAAATCAATTATTCATAACATTGAACAAATTGACAGAGGTTATGAAAACATCGATGGAAGACTAAAAGCTCTAGGAGCAGATATCGAAAGAATTCAATTATAA
- a CDS encoding DUF1801 domain-containing protein, translated as MKIEAQSVQEYLENLPEERKEPIEKLRKIISENLPNGFEEQLSYGMIGYVVPKSIYPKGYHCTPELPLPFLSIASQKNSINLYHMGIYADEKLLHWFQEEFPKYSKKKLDMGKSCMRFKKPEDIPYELIGELARKMTPQDWIEKYEKTFVKK; from the coding sequence ATGAAAATAGAAGCCCAATCTGTTCAAGAATATTTAGAAAATCTTCCCGAAGAGCGAAAAGAACCCATAGAAAAATTAAGAAAAATTATTTCTGAAAATTTACCCAATGGTTTCGAAGAACAGTTGAGCTATGGAATGATTGGTTACGTAGTTCCGAAAAGTATTTATCCTAAAGGTTATCATTGTACTCCAGAATTGCCTTTGCCATTTCTTAGTATAGCTTCGCAGAAAAATTCTATTAATCTTTATCACATGGGAATTTATGCAGACGAAAAACTTCTGCATTGGTTTCAAGAAGAGTTTCCGAAATATTCTAAAAAGAAACTAGACATGGGGAAATCTTGTATGCGTTTTAAAAAACCTGAAGATATTCCTTATGAATTGATTGGTGAATTGGCTCGGAAAATGACTCCACAAGATTGGATTGAAAAGTATGAAAAAACTTTTGTGAAGAAATAA
- a CDS encoding DUF4290 domain-containing protein, which yields MEYNTQRTRLHLPEYGRNIQQLVERCKELPTKEERNEMAAAIVDFMGQRNPHLRDEENYKHKLWDHLFILAEYDLDVDAPYPFPTREELAQKPNKMEYPKLQGDYKFYGKSILQLIDKAIELEDGEEKEALIEVIANNMKKSYNVYNKEHVQDEVIFRHLKELSENRLDLTSIDSLEKSRIYYSTNKNKNQKNNPKKRFNNHNKNRKR from the coding sequence ATGGAATACAATACACAAAGAACTCGTCTCCATTTACCAGAATATGGTCGAAATATTCAGCAGCTCGTAGAACGTTGCAAGGAACTTCCTACCAAAGAAGAACGCAACGAAATGGCTGCCGCAATTGTAGATTTCATGGGGCAGAGAAATCCGCACCTTCGTGACGAGGAAAATTATAAACATAAACTTTGGGATCATCTTTTTATATTAGCAGAGTATGACTTAGATGTAGATGCTCCCTATCCTTTCCCTACCAGAGAAGAATTAGCACAGAAACCCAATAAAATGGAGTACCCAAAACTTCAGGGAGATTATAAATTCTACGGCAAAAGCATCCTTCAATTGATAGACAAAGCCATAGAACTAGAAGATGGAGAAGAAAAAGAAGCTTTGATAGAGGTGATTGCCAATAACATGAAGAAATCTTATAATGTGTACAACAAAGAACATGTACAAGATGAGGTAATCTTCCGTCACTTAAAGGAACTATCAGAAAACAGATTAGACCTTACCAGTATAGATTCTCTCGAAAAAAGCAGAATTTATTACTCTACCAACAAGAATAAAAACCAAAAAAACAACCCTAAAAAACGTTTCAACAACCATAATAAAAACCGAAAAAGATAA
- a CDS encoding DUF4442 domain-containing protein, translating to MNKFQLHLFLFLKIPISWIAGVRLKEMNDEICITKVKFGWLNQNPFNSMFWAVQGMAAEFSTGFLCAEKIRKSGKKISMLVVHNQAEFTKKAVGRVTFSCHQGKELDAVLQKAIETGEGQTLTLFSEGKDQKGDLVSKFAFTWSFKVKN from the coding sequence ATGAACAAATTCCAACTACACCTGTTTCTGTTTTTAAAAATCCCAATTTCTTGGATTGCAGGAGTGCGTCTAAAAGAAATGAATGATGAAATCTGCATCACCAAAGTAAAATTCGGTTGGCTAAACCAAAACCCTTTCAATTCTATGTTTTGGGCAGTTCAAGGAATGGCTGCAGAATTTTCTACGGGTTTCCTTTGTGCTGAAAAAATTAGAAAATCTGGCAAAAAAATCTCCATGTTGGTGGTTCATAACCAAGCCGAATTTACCAAAAAAGCAGTGGGTAGAGTTACTTTTTCTTGTCATCAAGGAAAAGAACTGGATGCCGTTTTACAAAAAGCCATCGAAACTGGAGAAGGTCAAACATTAACCCTATTTTCTGAAGGTAAAGACCAAAAAGGCGATTTGGTTTCTAAATTTGCTTTTACCTGGAGTTTTAAAGTGAAAAACTAG